From Actinopolyspora lacussalsi, a single genomic window includes:
- a CDS encoding aspartate kinase (product_source=KO:K00928; cath_funfam=3.30.70.260,3.40.1160.10; cog=COG0527; ko=KO:K00928; pfam=PF00696; superfamily=53633,55021; tigrfam=TIGR00657): MSLLIQKFGGTSVADSEGLRNAARRIATAREAGHSVVAVVSAMGGSTDNLVGLAAQLSQRPADRELDLLLSTGELASASALSIALCEVGVSAVSFTGHDAGIITDGVHGRARIVDVDPSLLKMHLDEGTVPVVTGFQGISSTSGELTTLGRGGSDTTAVALTAALGATACEIYTDIEGVFTADPRHVPGAYKLDCLAYEDMCELAVGGAKILAHSSVEYASTYQVPVHVRSSFGTSDGTWVNNHFCRGPAEIFSERFVPTGVAHQTGQSHCRLGGVEEGTAAAVFAALADAAIPLDMVSFRTQEDALLFTVQTGDQPRVSGVLGEMPRSAFTSCDWSEPVGKVSLVGRALSAHPRILSQVLESLRDSGIVLGDVAVYAKRISVTCREDAVISAVATLHKAFLERQLENAGTGSARLGWQESKALPVRSPDKAMRAAGNTLVRTAKRAN; the protein is encoded by the coding sequence ATGAGCCTGTTAATCCAGAAGTTCGGCGGTACCTCGGTGGCGGACTCAGAAGGTCTGCGCAACGCCGCGCGGCGGATTGCCACCGCGCGGGAGGCCGGCCACTCGGTGGTGGCAGTCGTCTCGGCGATGGGCGGGTCCACCGACAACCTGGTCGGCCTAGCGGCCCAGCTCTCACAACGGCCCGCCGATCGGGAACTGGATCTGCTGCTCAGCACCGGAGAACTGGCATCGGCCTCGGCGCTGTCGATCGCACTGTGTGAGGTGGGTGTCAGCGCGGTGTCGTTCACCGGTCATGACGCCGGAATCATCACCGACGGGGTACACGGCCGGGCGCGCATCGTCGACGTCGACCCTTCGTTGCTGAAAATGCATCTCGACGAGGGCACAGTGCCGGTTGTGACCGGCTTCCAGGGGATTTCGAGTACTAGCGGCGAGCTCACAACGCTGGGTCGCGGCGGCTCGGACACCACCGCGGTCGCGCTGACCGCAGCACTGGGCGCAACAGCCTGCGAGATCTACACCGACATCGAGGGCGTGTTCACCGCCGACCCCCGCCATGTACCGGGCGCTTACAAGCTCGACTGCCTTGCCTACGAAGACATGTGTGAGCTCGCCGTCGGCGGTGCGAAGATCCTCGCGCACTCATCGGTGGAATACGCCAGCACTTACCAGGTGCCGGTGCACGTCCGCTCCAGCTTCGGCACCTCCGACGGCACATGGGTGAACAACCACTTCTGCAGGGGTCCGGCGGAGATCTTCAGCGAACGCTTCGTACCCACTGGCGTCGCGCACCAGACTGGACAGTCACACTGCAGACTCGGCGGTGTCGAGGAAGGTACGGCCGCCGCGGTGTTCGCTGCGCTGGCCGACGCCGCCATTCCCTTGGACATGGTCAGCTTCCGCACCCAAGAGGACGCCCTGCTGTTCACCGTGCAGACTGGCGACCAGCCGCGGGTGAGTGGTGTACTCGGCGAAATGCCTCGCAGCGCCTTCACCTCGTGCGACTGGTCGGAGCCGGTTGGCAAGGTCTCCCTGGTCGGGCGGGCGCTCAGCGCGCACCCGCGGATACTGTCGCAGGTGCTGGAGTCCCTGCGCGATAGCGGCATAGTACTTGGCGACGTGGCCGTCTACGCCAAGCGTATTTCGGTGACCTGCCGCGAGGACGCCGTGATCAGTGCGGTCGCGACGTTACACAAGGCGTTCCTGGAGCGACAGCTGGAGAACGCCGGCACCGGATCGGCCAGGCTGGGCTGGCAGGAGTCGAAGGCTCTGCCAGTGCGGAGTCCGGACAAGGCCATGCGTGCGGCCGGGAACACGTTGGTGCGGACTGCGAAACGAGCGAACTGA
- a CDS encoding DeoR/GlpR family transcriptional regulator of sugar metabolism (product_source=COG1349; cath_funfam=1.10.10.10; cog=COG1349; pfam=PF02796; smart=SM00346; superfamily=46785) → MYGTGEYTIADLVEVFTVSRTTIYRTLQREPNWQAH, encoded by the coding sequence ATGTACGGCACCGGCGAGTACACCATCGCCGACCTCGTCGAGGTCTTCACCGTCTCCCGGACCACGATCTACCGCACCCTGCAGCGCGAGCCGAACTGGCAAGCGCACTGA
- a CDS encoding integrase/recombinase XerC (product_source=KO:K03733; cath_funfam=1.10.150.130,1.10.443.10; cog=COG4974; ko=KO:K03733; pfam=PF00589; superfamily=56349): MATRRHLHTVEAGQSEGTPIAEAIASYLRWLSTKRGRSGQVTSSQTVRSYKAALPVALAGLATVEGLATEEGARRLRTNLAQAWDSKTAATFNAKRVAVVGALSFFAREGWLPADVSPLSGIDREPEPTSADRVRDRAAIDRLITTKSSPLQDRALFSLLYSTAARCEEALQLDVDDLDRPDRRARVIRKGGRPDELMYDTRTAARRLAAATGGWSPHDLRHSRLTHAGEDGATEADLMNLSGHEDRRSLQRYLRPSKEGAHRRLDELDLARGFWNPGADEIAARLAELDHQQLPGQTTVPVPGYDTAPPVETRTETTSTSSLAASGEHQHAPGARNPARSQTSHRRGRYTETEIDNYQLDPLRNDVGQ; the protein is encoded by the coding sequence ATGGCCACACGGCGGCATTTGCACACCGTCGAGGCCGGACAGTCGGAGGGGACGCCGATCGCCGAAGCGATCGCGAGCTACCTGCGGTGGCTCTCGACCAAGCGCGGCCGCTCCGGACAGGTAACCTCGTCGCAGACCGTGCGCTCCTACAAGGCGGCCCTGCCGGTGGCGTTGGCCGGGCTGGCCACGGTCGAGGGACTGGCCACCGAGGAGGGTGCGCGACGCCTGCGGACCAACCTGGCTCAGGCGTGGGACTCGAAGACCGCGGCGACGTTCAACGCCAAACGCGTCGCCGTCGTCGGTGCGCTGTCGTTCTTCGCCCGCGAAGGCTGGCTGCCCGCCGACGTGTCCCCACTGTCCGGGATCGACCGCGAGCCCGAACCGACATCGGCCGACCGGGTGCGCGACCGCGCCGCGATCGATCGGCTCATCACCACCAAGAGCAGTCCGCTGCAGGACCGGGCGCTGTTCTCACTGCTCTACAGCACGGCCGCCCGCTGCGAGGAAGCACTTCAGCTCGATGTCGACGACCTCGACCGGCCCGATCGGCGAGCCCGGGTCATCCGCAAAGGCGGCCGCCCGGATGAGCTCATGTACGACACCCGCACCGCCGCCCGGCGCCTCGCCGCCGCCACCGGCGGCTGGTCTCCCCACGATCTGCGGCACTCGCGGCTGACCCACGCCGGCGAAGACGGCGCGACCGAGGCCGATTTGATGAACCTGTCCGGTCACGAGGATCGCCGCAGCCTGCAGCGCTACCTCCGCCCCTCCAAAGAGGGTGCCCACCGGCGGCTGGACGAGCTCGACCTCGCCCGCGGCTTCTGGAATCCCGGCGCCGACGAGATCGCCGCCCGACTGGCCGAGCTGGACCACCAGCAACTACCCGGCCAAACCACGGTTCCCGTGCCCGGCTACGACACCGCGCCACCGGTCGAAACGCGAACCGAGACGACGAGCACGAGCTCACTCGCCGCCTCGGGAGAGCATCAGCACGCTCCGGGAGCCCGGAACCCCGCCAGGTCCCAAACCTCCCACCGGAGGGGGCGCTACACCGAGACTGAGATCGACAACTACCAGCTCGACCCGTTGCGCAACGACGTTGGACAGTGA
- a CDS encoding transcriptional regulator with XRE-family HTH domain (product_source=COG1396; cath_funfam=1.10.260.40,1.10.8.60; cog=COG1396; pfam=PF13560; smart=SM00530; superfamily=47413,88659): protein MNTVDQDALGRRLREVRSWRQLSLRAAAELAGLSHGYLGELERGEKVVTSRATLEGLATALRVSPQELTGTPYPPTNPVGSDAHAALAEVEHALSTLNLGIDPGVAARPWAELAAEVNHLNTVLRASADYAAQGQVVPELLQQLHAAYLQQPHHRAAILIGLLHTYHSAAVLTKNLGVRGLPVVAAREAEHCAERLEMPEWRAFAAWLRGHAAGAHGRTFQYEVSLRALDELRGHLDGVNTRQIAGMLHLNAALACAARADADRTYEHLGEASELAARLPENRENFGYLHFGHNNVGVWRVSLGTELGRGPAVAEIARHVRVDLLPAKARRGMFYADLGRALATDRSTREQGLRSLITAESIAPQRVRNSPLVRETVADLLGRSPRDSRSDRDLRGLAWRMGVAPSG from the coding sequence GTGAACACTGTGGACCAGGATGCGCTGGGACGTCGGCTTCGCGAGGTGCGCTCGTGGCGGCAGCTGAGTCTGCGCGCGGCCGCGGAGCTGGCCGGGCTCTCCCACGGTTATCTCGGTGAACTCGAGCGGGGCGAGAAGGTGGTCACCAGCCGTGCCACGCTGGAAGGGCTGGCCACCGCCCTGCGGGTGAGTCCGCAGGAGTTGACCGGCACCCCGTATCCGCCGACCAACCCGGTGGGCAGCGACGCGCACGCGGCCCTGGCCGAGGTCGAGCACGCGCTGTCGACCCTCAACCTCGGGATCGATCCCGGCGTGGCCGCCCGTCCGTGGGCCGAACTCGCCGCCGAGGTCAACCATCTCAACACCGTGCTGCGGGCCAGCGCCGACTACGCCGCCCAAGGCCAAGTAGTTCCCGAGCTGCTGCAACAGCTGCACGCCGCCTACCTCCAGCAGCCCCACCACCGGGCAGCGATCCTGATCGGACTGCTGCACACCTACCATTCCGCGGCCGTGCTCACGAAAAACCTCGGCGTGCGCGGCCTACCGGTGGTGGCCGCCCGAGAAGCCGAACACTGCGCCGAGCGGTTGGAGATGCCCGAATGGCGCGCGTTCGCCGCCTGGCTGCGCGGGCATGCCGCCGGAGCACACGGCAGGACGTTTCAGTACGAGGTCAGCCTGCGCGCCCTGGATGAGCTACGCGGGCACCTCGACGGTGTCAACACCCGGCAGATCGCCGGGATGCTGCACCTCAACGCCGCGCTGGCCTGCGCCGCCCGCGCCGATGCCGACCGCACCTACGAGCACCTCGGCGAAGCCAGCGAGCTCGCCGCACGGTTGCCTGAAAACCGTGAGAACTTCGGGTACCTGCACTTCGGGCACAACAACGTCGGGGTGTGGCGGGTGAGCTTGGGCACCGAACTCGGCCGCGGACCGGCGGTCGCCGAGATCGCCCGCCACGTTCGGGTCGATCTTCTGCCGGCCAAAGCGCGGCGGGGCATGTTCTACGCCGACCTCGGCCGCGCCCTTGCCACCGACCGCAGCACCCGCGAGCAGGGACTGCGCTCGTTGATCACCGCCGAATCCATCGCCCCCCAGCGAGTGCGCAACAGTCCTCTCGTACGCGAAACCGTGGCCGACCTGCTGGGCCGCTCACCCCGTGATTCCCGCTCCGACCGCGATCTGCGTGGGCTGGCCTGGCGCATGGGCGTTGCCCCGAGCGGGTGA
- a CDS encoding hypothetical protein (product_source=Hypo-rule applied; cath_funfam=1.10.340.30), protein MAHRGAEQARTVEPTGSLTTLSTSEIREYLPGIFAARLHTTVAGGQARRVVHLLETPEPGGIPESLRAYCSTAIYPARPNWSPRSPGCPA, encoded by the coding sequence ATGGCACACCGCGGGGCAGAACAGGCCCGCACGGTCGAGCCCACCGGCTCCCTGACGACCCTGTCGACATCCGAGATTCGGGAATACCTGCCGGGCATCTTCGCCGCACGGCTGCACACCACCGTCGCCGGTGGCCAAGCGCGACGCGTCGTGCACCTGCTGGAAACGCCCGAGCCCGGCGGCATCCCGGAGTCGCTGCGCGCTTACTGTAGCACCGCGATCTACCCCGCCAGGCCGAACTGGTCACCGAGATCACCGGGATGCCCTGCATGA
- a CDS encoding hypothetical protein (product_source=Hypo-rule applied), producing the protein MIRPTRRITLHGHLPDTPPNSARPSVATSVRTLEQQALAVAFPDGIPHGYDVRLHIHTRPSE; encoded by the coding sequence GTGATCCGCCCGACCCGACGGATCACGCTGCACGGCCACCTGCCCGACACGCCGCCGAACTCAGCACGACCATCGGTGGCCACCAGCGTGCGAACCCTCGAACAGCAGGCTCTGGCCGTGGCGTTTCCCGACGGAATTCCCCACGGCTACGACGTACGCCTGCACATCCACACCAGACCCTCGGAATAA
- a CDS encoding hypothetical protein (product_source=Hypo-rule applied; superfamily=75304; transmembrane_helix_parts=Outside_1_9,TMhelix_10_29,Inside_30_37,TMhelix_38_60,Outside_61_64,TMhelix_65_87,Inside_88_97), with translation MSEVLDWLPVLAQLVALAGTAWYARALWAAEVGRRYRILSLLGGYCFLSMPSTLFAAGTYSVTWGLILLGMCMVGFVATFALGGVPFPSTVASHRHR, from the coding sequence GTGTCCGAGGTCCTCGACTGGCTGCCTGTGCTGGCGCAACTGGTCGCCCTGGCTGGCACGGCGTGGTATGCCCGTGCCCTGTGGGCAGCCGAGGTCGGTCGCCGCTACAGGATCCTGTCCCTGCTGGGGGGGTACTGCTTCCTGAGTATGCCCAGCACGCTGTTCGCCGCTGGGACCTACTCGGTGACCTGGGGGCTGATTCTGCTGGGGATGTGCATGGTGGGATTCGTGGCCACCTTCGCCCTGGGCGGCGTGCCGTTTCCCAGCACAGTCGCCTCCCACCGGCACCGATGA
- a CDS encoding hypothetical protein (product_source=Hypo-rule applied; superfamily=53901; transmembrane_helix_parts=Inside_1_154,TMhelix_155_177,Outside_178_180,TMhelix_181_203,Inside_204_218), with translation MTVNESNAVTSTALDAQQDALATRLATESHAATIVADARGVPVADVVARSTRNMVHGPDGQFIEVAFPSPSTEAFSAGGINIVPSRESVSVDRAVTMSAEASITARAGQLNSFTFGEKQSFTGAELADHVAAQRRTASVPDVQAQNLITNVTDCLVAGGVIVTATGLVLAAIGCGTICSALIVGTATAAIAPFVCAGCIGAALGAPTGVIYQCLTSFT, from the coding sequence ATGACTGTGAACGAGTCCAATGCGGTAACCAGTACTGCCCTGGATGCCCAGCAGGACGCGTTGGCCACCCGGCTGGCCACGGAATCTCACGCGGCGACGATCGTGGCCGATGCTCGGGGTGTACCGGTGGCCGACGTGGTGGCGCGCTCGACCCGCAACATGGTGCACGGCCCCGATGGCCAGTTCATCGAGGTTGCCTTCCCGTCCCCGTCGACGGAGGCCTTCAGCGCCGGGGGGATCAACATTGTGCCCTCGCGCGAGAGCGTCTCGGTGGACCGGGCCGTGACGATGTCGGCCGAGGCCAGCATCACCGCGCGCGCCGGCCAGCTGAACAGCTTCACCTTTGGTGAAAAGCAGTCTTTCACCGGGGCCGAACTGGCCGACCACGTTGCCGCCCAGCGCCGCACGGCCAGTGTGCCCGACGTGCAGGCCCAGAACCTGATCACCAACGTCACCGACTGCCTCGTGGCTGGTGGCGTGATTGTGACCGCCACCGGGTTGGTGTTGGCCGCGATCGGTTGTGGCACGATCTGTTCAGCGCTGATCGTGGGGACCGCGACCGCGGCGATCGCACCGTTTGTGTGTGCTGGCTGTATCGGTGCGGCGCTGGGAGCCCCCACCGGGGTCATCTACCAGTGCCTCACGTCTTTCACCTGA
- a CDS encoding hypothetical protein (product_source=Hypo-rule applied; superfamily=52374) has translation MATLDTTVGIICLTLCGRCVAQERLPRLPVTTVMTMATAHCGHLGITLDEMAVAQRST, from the coding sequence GTGGCCACCCTCGACACTACCGTGGGCATCATCTGCCTGACCCTGTGCGGCAGGTGCGTCGCGCAGGAACGACTTCCTCGACTGCCGGTGACGACCGTGATGACCATGGCCACCGCGCACTGCGGGCACCTCGGCATCACTCTCGACGAGATGGCCGTGGCCCAACGGAGTACCTAG
- a CDS encoding hypothetical protein (product_source=Hypo-rule applied) — MHEQIELVELEGDSVETLPILERMSIRSSRHGAELYLAGQAAW, encoded by the coding sequence GTGCACGAGCAGATCGAGCTGGTGGAACTGGAAGGCGACAGCGTGGAAACACTGCCCATCCTGGAACGCATGAGCATCCGCAGCTCCCGCCACGGCGCCGAGCTGTACCTCGCCGGCCAGGCAGCCTGGTAG
- a CDS encoding site-specific recombinase XerD (product_source=COG4974; cath_funfam=1.10.443.10; cog=COG4974; superfamily=56349; transmembrane_helix_parts=Inside_1_12,TMhelix_13_35,Outside_36_73): MHAADHDPGRHRLRTAALVALLTGTGCLVAEALHLDVGDYYTHADYRVVELTRKGGKHQRVPVGLVKFLCKAW; this comes from the coding sequence GTGCACGCCGCCGACCACGACCCCGGCCGGCACCGGTTGCGTACCGCCGCGCTCGTGGCGCTGCTGACCGGCACCGGCTGCCTCGTGGCCGAAGCGCTGCACCTGGATGTGGGCGACTACTACACCCACGCCGACTACCGGGTGGTCGAGCTGACCCGCAAAGGCGGCAAGCACCAACGCGTGCCGGTTGGGCTTGTCAAGTTTTTGTGTAAGGCCTGGTAG
- a CDS encoding transposase-like protein (product_source=COG3328; cog=COG3328; pfam=PF00872; superfamily=116846) → MGTAPSVEAAEAAFREFDRDHGNHYRGAVEVWRRAWSDFIPFLDYPPELRRIVYTTNRIESLSYQLRKITKTRDISPTTGLP, encoded by the coding sequence ATGGGCACCGCCCCGTCGGTCGAGGCGGCCGAGGCCGCTTTCCGGGAATTCGACCGAGACCATGGAAACCATTATCGGGGCGCGGTGGAAGTATGGCGCCGTGCCTGGAGCGACTTCATCCCGTTCCTGGACTACCCGCCCGAGCTACGTCGGATTGTCTACACCACCAACAGGATCGAATCGCTGAGCTATCAACTCCGGAAAATCACTAAAACGAGGGACATTTCCCCGACGACGGGGCTGCCATGA
- a CDS encoding transposase-like protein (product_source=COG3328; cog=COG3328; pfam=PF00872) — MILSLYARSMTTRDIQDHLTEIYEEDASPALMSTITDVVTNVITT; from the coding sequence ATGATCCTGTCGTTGTACGCCCGCAGCATGACCACGCGTGATATTCAGGATCATCTCACAGAGATCTACGAGGAGGATGCGTCTCCGGCGTTGATGTCGACTATCACCGATGTGGTCACCAACGTGATCACCACCTGA
- a CDS encoding hypothetical protein (product_source=Hypo-rule applied; pfam=PF00872), with protein MATSGKDSQDQSEASQRLERILSPEAMDALIADAETTGTPIDGTDGLLNQITKAVLERSLETEMTDHLGYDKGDPAGYGSGNFRNGHSGKTISTTAGPVEVSVPRDRESSFEPKIAGETFPAGRAGRGHDPVVVRPQHDHA; from the coding sequence TTGGCCACGAGCGGGAAAGACAGTCAGGATCAGTCCGAGGCGTCGCAGCGGTTGGAGCGGATTCTGTCTCCGGAAGCGATGGACGCTCTCATCGCGGACGCCGAAACTACGGGTACTCCGATCGACGGCACGGACGGTTTGTTGAATCAGATCACCAAAGCCGTGTTGGAGCGATCCCTGGAAACCGAGATGACCGATCATCTCGGCTATGACAAGGGCGATCCTGCCGGGTATGGATCGGGTAATTTCCGGAACGGTCACAGCGGTAAAACCATTTCCACCACCGCCGGACCGGTCGAGGTTTCCGTTCCCCGTGATCGGGAGTCCAGTTTCGAACCGAAAATCGCAGGAGAAACATTCCCGGCGGGTCGGGCAGGTCGAGGACATGATCCTGTCGTTGTACGCCCGCAGCATGACCACGCGTGA
- a CDS encoding hypothetical protein (product_source=Hypo-rule applied), which produces MSACSVSGRNRRGPRRLRVGGIARTRGIRAWLSWVLAAETPTDRGMPPRSVAMWIVLPDFPRSTGLGPVSQPLLGVFTGLCKAR; this is translated from the coding sequence TTGTCGGCGTGCAGCGTGTCCGGGCGGAACCGTCGCGGGCCACGTCGGCTACGGGTGGGCGGGATCGCCCGCACCAGAGGAATCAGAGCGTGGCTGTCATGGGTGTTGGCCGCCGAGACCCCCACCGACAGGGGGATGCCGCCCCGTTCCGTGGCGATGTGGATCGTGCTGCCGGATTTTCCGCGGTCGACCGGATTGGGGCCGGTCAGTCAGCCCCTTTTGGGCGTGTTTACTGGTTTGTGTAAGGCCCGGTAG
- a CDS encoding integrase (product_source=COG0582; cath_funfam=1.10.443.10,1.10.533.10; cog=COG0582; pfam=PF00589; superfamily=56349) gives MNDRVEHSGNTGPAPSELEAARLVLARMGVAPEDLVGSVVESCVVPTFAEYVPVVEQAVSVGTRRVYGSYWKRVLEFWGERRLDEPTASEIKHLAERVRSQRVVRRNARGGRSAVEHCIAALRCVYRHAVADGILSESQDPARRVAMPRRLPSTRRGLGEQPVAELNRVAASTGNDPALDTLLLRLHTETACRRGGALALRVADLDPDQCLVLLREKNDTVRWQPVSPTLMRHLREHADQRGAHVSGDGRVLRYRSGAALTHRRYDHLWHRLGQHVSWVATQQVSTHWLRYTTLTWVERHFGYAVARAYAGHTDHAGQDGATATYVRAGLPEIATALAALTGEEHPLVRSSG, from the coding sequence ATGAATGATCGAGTGGAACACTCCGGCAACACCGGTCCCGCTCCGTCGGAGCTGGAGGCGGCTCGGTTGGTGTTGGCGCGGATGGGGGTGGCGCCGGAGGATCTGGTCGGGTCGGTGGTGGAGTCGTGTGTGGTGCCGACGTTTGCCGAGTATGTGCCGGTGGTGGAGCAGGCGGTGTCGGTGGGCACCAGGCGGGTGTATGGCTCGTACTGGAAGCGGGTGCTGGAGTTCTGGGGCGAGCGGCGGTTGGACGAGCCCACCGCGTCGGAGATCAAGCACTTGGCTGAGCGGGTGCGGTCTCAGCGGGTGGTGCGGCGCAACGCGCGGGGCGGCCGGAGCGCGGTGGAGCACTGTATCGCGGCGTTGCGGTGTGTGTATCGGCACGCGGTGGCTGACGGGATTCTGTCGGAGTCGCAGGATCCGGCCCGGCGGGTGGCGATGCCGCGCCGGTTGCCGAGCACCCGGCGAGGGTTGGGTGAGCAGCCGGTGGCGGAGTTGAACCGGGTGGCCGCGTCCACGGGCAACGATCCCGCGTTGGACACGTTGCTGCTGCGGTTGCACACCGAGACGGCCTGCCGCCGCGGCGGGGCCCTGGCGTTGAGGGTGGCTGACCTGGATCCGGATCAGTGTCTGGTGCTGTTGCGGGAGAAGAACGACACGGTGCGGTGGCAGCCGGTCTCACCCACACTCATGCGGCACCTGCGGGAGCACGCCGACCAGCGGGGCGCGCACGTGTCCGGTGACGGGAGGGTGCTGCGCTACCGCAGCGGGGCGGCGTTGACGCATCGGCGGTATGACCACTTGTGGCACCGGTTGGGGCAGCACGTGTCGTGGGTGGCCACGCAGCAGGTCAGCACGCACTGGCTGCGCTACACCACCCTGACGTGGGTGGAGCGCCACTTCGGCTACGCGGTGGCCCGGGCCTACGCCGGCCACACCGACCACGCCGGCCAGGACGGGGCAACGGCCACCTACGTGCGCGCCGGGCTCCCCGAAATCGCCACGGCCCTGGCCGCCCTGACCGGAGAAGAACACCCACTGGTCCGTTCCTCGGGATAG
- a CDS encoding hypothetical protein (product_source=Hypo-rule applied; smart=SM00966; superfamily=89447) — translation MTRWLCVGRAVAAGVVVGMAESIVSAVVPGTGRGESARSPVAGGVSPRAFPLAEVPESAGVSSWVFGMGRVDASGRVGDRAVVAALGWGRDQRCELGVLAGSVLLRAHPDGLYGLSGPGYVVVPARARSRCGINPGDRVLLAGSPRQGVLLVHPPVVVEAALAERHAAVLGVSPDE, via the coding sequence GTGACGCGCTGGCTGTGCGTGGGCCGTGCTGTGGCCGCCGGGGTGGTGGTCGGCATGGCTGAGTCGATCGTGTCCGCGGTGGTTCCCGGTACCGGGCGTGGTGAGTCCGCCCGGAGCCCGGTGGCTGGTGGGGTGTCGCCGCGTGCGTTTCCGCTGGCCGAGGTGCCGGAGTCCGCCGGGGTGTCGTCGTGGGTGTTCGGCATGGGCCGGGTGGATGCCTCGGGCCGGGTCGGTGATCGTGCGGTGGTGGCCGCGCTGGGCTGGGGTCGTGATCAGCGGTGCGAGCTCGGTGTGCTCGCGGGTTCGGTGCTGCTGCGGGCCCACCCGGACGGGCTCTATGGGCTCTCCGGCCCCGGGTATGTGGTGGTTCCGGCGCGGGCGCGTTCGCGCTGCGGGATCAACCCGGGTGATCGTGTGCTGTTGGCGGGATCGCCGCGGCAGGGGGTGCTGCTGGTGCACCCGCCGGTGGTGGTGGAAGCGGCGCTGGCCGAGCGGCACGCGGCCGTGCTGGGGGTGAGCCCCGATGAATGA